From Domibacillus sp. DTU_2020_1001157_1_SI_ALB_TIR_016, a single genomic window includes:
- the yaaA gene encoding S4 domain-containing protein YaaA, producing the protein MMTKKAENEEFITLGQFLKLAGIIQTGGQAKWYLSEHEVYVNGELDDRRGRKLYEGDEVEIPGDGVYEVGFGTEEESD; encoded by the coding sequence ATGATGACAAAAAAAGCTGAAAACGAGGAATTTATCACCCTTGGCCAATTTCTGAAACTGGCTGGCATTATTCAAACTGGCGGCCAGGCAAAATGGTATCTAAGTGAACACGAAGTATACGTTAACGGAGAGCTTGATGACCGAAGAGGAAGAAAGCTGTATGAAGGGGATGAAGTGGAGATTCCTGGAGATGGCGTATATGAAGTAGGATTTGGAACAGAGGAAGAAAGTGATTAA